TGCCCGTCACCATCGAGCGCGGCGTCATGATCTCTCGGATCGCTTTGTCGCTAAACGTCAGCGCTCCCCGCGCGATGCGCTCTTCGTCGCGCTTGAGCGTGCTGCCGCCGTGCTCTTCCAAAATCCCCATGATTTCTTTGCGCGAGTACATCGTAGGCAGCTCTTCGCCAAGCGCTTTATCGAGCAGCCAGGCCAGCGGCGCCGCCACCGGATAGAAAATAAACAAAATGATGTGCACCAGCCACGCCGTGCGCGAACCGAGCATCATCGCGTATCGCGAAAAAACCGCTTGCGGAATAATCTCACCGAAGACGGTAATCAAAAAGGTGGTCATGATGCCGGCCACCACCCCACCCGAGACCGATTCCAGCACCAGCGACAGCGTCGAAATTGCCGCCACGTTGCCCACCAGCAGCGTTACGAGCAGTAAATTGCCGCGCTTACGCACCGCGTATATGCGCTTCGCCCGGCTATCGCCCGTGGCTATTTTGCGCTTGAGTTCGTGAGGACCTAGGCTCATGAGGCCGAGCGTCAGCCCCGAAAAGAGTGCGGAGACTGCCAATAAGGCCAGGACAATGATATAAATCATTACGATATTATAAACTATTTCGCAAAAAATGCATTAATTATTGCTATTTACCCAACTGGTGCTCTTGGTCGTGGTGGGCACCGGCCACCCGCCAAGGCCTTTCAATGCCGTCAAAAGCCTTGATCGCCTCCTCGCGCAGCACACCGCCAACCACTTCCGGACGGTAGTCCCAGTCTTCCGCCAGCTGGGCGATCCGAATCTTGCGCCGGCGAAACAGGTGCGGCAGGTCGTCGCGGTAGAGGCCAAACGCCACCCGTGCGATGTTCGACTGAAAAATCGCCGCCGAACACATGGGGCACGGCTCGGCCGAGGCGTAAATGACACAATCGCTCAGATCGCGCCGACCCAGCTTCCAGCAAGCCTCGCTGATGGCCAGCATTTCGGCGTGCGCCGTCACGTCGGCCTTGCGATGCTCGCCGTTCTCGGCCGACACCAGCACCTTGCCGCCCTGCACCAGTACCGCCCCAAACGGAAACTCGCCGCGCTCCTTCGACACTTCTGCCTCCCGGAGCGCTAGCTTCATAAACTCTTCATTGACCCAATCTGCCATTACCCGAAACTCTACAGCCTCTGCCGGTCCGGTGCAACCACAAAAACCCTACGGCTCCCGAATCACCGGCGTCTCCAGCTCCACCTGGATGTGGCTTACGATCGGCGCCCGCCTCCGCACCCGCGCCTTGATCTCGTCGATGATCCCCTCAATTTGCCGCGTCTCCAGCCCGCCCGCCATGTGCACCTCCACGTTCACGAGCAACCGCTCCGACCCCAAGTACATCGTGCGCAAATCGAGCACCCGCTGCACCTCATCCACCTCCATCACGGCATCGCGGATGCGGTCTTCAATGTCGCTCGTGGCGCTGCGGCCCACGAGCAAATCCTTCACACTGCTGATGAGAATAATCGCCAGCACCGCGGTGGCCAGACCAATCGTCACCGAACCGATTCCGTCAAACCGCGCGTTGCCGGTGATCTGGTAGAGCCCAATGGCCGCTAGCCCAAACACCGCCGACGCCGAACCCAAGAAATCCAGCACCAATGTAGCTTTGGTCTCAATGAGGCTCGAATGCCGAAACCGCTGCCAAGCACTCGGTCCCACGTGCGCCCCCCGCAGACGCCGAATGCTCAAGCTCAGCGCGTAGCCGTTGGAGGCCAGCCCAATGCCGAGCGCCAAGTACGTTAGCCATACCTCCTGGATCTCCTGAGGATGAATCAACCGCTGCACGCCAAAGATCACCGACAGCGTCGCTGTGAGAATAAACATCGTCACCCCGGCCATGAGC
This genomic interval from Candidatus Saccharimonadia bacterium contains the following:
- a CDS encoding CNNM domain-containing protein, with product MIYIIVLALLAVSALFSGLTLGLMSLGPHELKRKIATGDSRAKRIYAVRKRGNLLLVTLLVGNVAAISTLSLVLESVSGGVVAGIMTTFLITVFGEIIPQAVFSRYAMMLGSRTAWLVHIILFIFYPVAAPLAWLLDKALGEELPTMYSRKEIMGILEEHGGSTLKRDEERIARGALTFSDKAIREIMTPRSMVTGIEQDRVLDAKTVEELRLSGYSRFPVYDESLDQVTGILYAQQLIDPAIKGKAVERVKSNSVFFVNEDARLDHALNAFIKTKNHLFMVVNQFSEFVGVISIEDVIEEILGVEIVDEFDKYANVRAVAEKTNPAATRRNAL
- a CDS encoding cation diffusion facilitator family transporter, with the translated sequence MKGRGIAKVPISARRVIITSFAVDFSDVVFNLGVAMLTGSVVMLAEALQGGADLLTSTLLLVGIRRAGRRANRQYRFGHGRELFFWVLMAGVTMFILTATLSVIFGVQRLIHPQEIQEVWLTYLALGIGLASNGYALSLSIRRLRGAHVGPSAWQRFRHSSLIETKATLVLDFLGSASAVFGLAAIGLYQITGNARFDGIGSVTIGLATAVLAIILISSVKDLLVGRSATSDIEDRIRDAVMEVDEVQRVLDLRTMYLGSERLLVNVEVHMAGGLETRQIEGIIDEIKARVRRRAPIVSHIQVELETPVIREP
- a CDS encoding nucleoside deaminase → MADWVNEEFMKLALREAEVSKERGEFPFGAVLVQGGKVLVSAENGEHRKADVTAHAEMLAISEACWKLGRRDLSDCVIYASAEPCPMCSAAIFQSNIARVAFGLYRDDLPHLFRRRKIRIAQLAEDWDYRPEVVGGVLREEAIKAFDGIERPWRVAGAHHDQEHQLGK